Proteins co-encoded in one Streptomyces sp. NBC_01283 genomic window:
- a CDS encoding STAS domain-containing protein encodes MGTPDPGFGLHHRVVDGSIILTFRGELDAWADQELSPRIAELLDRPDTDVVVDLRQVTFLDAGGLRLLVRIKGRTLSKQRTLRLVRSSPRVWRVLRITRLDRSFTVLDVMPAALDTPEGCEGNLNRPA; translated from the coding sequence ATGGGCACGCCCGACCCGGGCTTTGGGCTGCACCACCGAGTGGTGGACGGATCGATCATTCTGACGTTCCGCGGCGAACTGGACGCCTGGGCGGATCAGGAACTCTCGCCGCGCATAGCGGAGTTACTGGACCGGCCGGACACAGACGTGGTGGTGGACCTGCGGCAGGTGACGTTCCTGGACGCCGGTGGCCTGCGGCTCCTTGTACGCATCAAAGGCAGAACTCTCTCGAAGCAGCGCACCCTGCGGCTGGTCCGCAGCAGTCCGCGCGTCTGGCGGGTCCTGCGCATCACGCGGCTCGACCGCAGCTTCACCGTCCTGGACGTCATGCCCGCCGCTCTGGACACGCCCGAGGGCTGTGAGGGAAACCTGAACAGACCAGCCTAG
- a CDS encoding L,D-transpeptidase family protein — MIRRSRTLSGPGPVTLSRPRPRALPRPLLAATVLLLALPAAPAAAASAPPEPPCTAGTAPYQRELERELRRPVDGVQSPQDCAAIRQLQRRLGISPADGSASLRTYRTMVADKVGRDPAARRGCPSPAYRVVCVDLTRQILWVQVGQRVVFAPVPMRSGRDGLETRRGWHRIYWKHRDHFSTIYQVPMPYAQFFNGGQALHGTSHDLFSSGSGGCVNLTVRDAKRLYDLLRKGDRIYVWGTKPGTGG, encoded by the coding sequence ATGATTCGCCGAAGTCGCACCCTCTCCGGTCCTGGTCCCGTCACCCTCTCGCGCCCTCGCCCCCGCGCGCTCCCACGCCCCCTGCTGGCCGCGACCGTCCTGCTGCTCGCCCTGCCCGCCGCCCCCGCAGCCGCGGCTTCCGCCCCTCCCGAGCCCCCGTGCACCGCCGGTACCGCCCCCTACCAGCGCGAGCTGGAGCGGGAGCTACGCAGACCGGTCGACGGGGTCCAGTCGCCACAGGACTGCGCGGCGATCCGGCAACTGCAGCGGCGGCTCGGCATCTCGCCCGCCGACGGCAGCGCGTCGCTGCGCACGTACCGGACGATGGTCGCCGACAAGGTGGGGCGTGACCCCGCGGCCCGCCGGGGCTGTCCGTCCCCCGCGTACCGAGTGGTCTGCGTGGATCTGACCCGGCAGATCCTCTGGGTGCAGGTGGGGCAGCGCGTCGTCTTCGCGCCGGTGCCGATGCGCAGCGGCCGGGACGGTCTGGAGACGCGGCGCGGCTGGCACCGGATCTACTGGAAGCACCGGGACCACTTCTCGACGATCTACCAGGTGCCGATGCCGTACGCCCAGTTCTTCAACGGCGGTCAGGCCCTGCACGGCACCAGCCACGACCTCTTCTCCTCCGGCTCCGGCGGCTGCGTGAACCTGACGGTGCGGGACGCGAAGAGGCTCTACGACCTGCTGCGCAAGGGCGACCGGATCTACGTCTGGGGCACGAAGCCCGGCACCGGCGGCTGA